Proteins encoded within one genomic window of Bdellovibrionales bacterium:
- a CDS encoding helix-hairpin-helix domain-containing protein — translation MQKTLEAFLKDVLPAVSWKSAKAVLELTEEGGTVPFIARYRKEKTGNLDEVEIRAVIDFNNEYKEIMARKEFVLKEIEEQKNLTDELKARIQNSWTLAEIEELYRPYKKKKKTKATLAREAGIEPLADWIWDLGHGADNCGVTLEVKAKDYINVAATFATYEEVLRGAMNIIVERISNNPDLRIMVRDEFHNNGKIISKPGKKIKAHSKFEMYFDYNEPVKSIRQKKNSHRYLALRRGWNEEELAITLVADEDMLLKKFQDFALSNKTSIAKNFLEMSAKTALSVHVVPSITNELHRELKDEADIHAIEVFANNVKKVLLGSPYGSRCVLGVDPGVRTGCKLALVDKKGNFISNTVLHIQGDAAIDKAKKLFEEVLKQIQIEAIAVGNGTGGREAEVFLRKVLKELGKEIPVILLSEAGASVYSASDVAREEFPELDITVRGAISIARRLQDPLAELVKIEPKSIGVGQYQHDVSQNTLKKKLDDVVESCVNNVGVDVNTASEKLLQYVAGIGPAVAKNIIAFRRDKGLFKRREDLTKVPHFSTKMFEQAAGFLRIRGGEVALDSTGVHPERYSAVKDMAAELKVSLSEIMGSGADKILSVKEKWTKLLGEYTFNDIYNELKKPGRDPRAEFQVFQFRDDIFELSDVKEGMLCNGIVTNVTNFGAFVDIGVHQDGLVHISELSETFVDDPQKVVSPGDQVKVKVKSVDADKKQIALTMKLSEAPTAKSPRDHASQQPRKDSDHRPRQGGGNDKRASGGKGGGRDNRDHRDNRPQGGRGGGDHRPQRKPAEPFNNPFAALMGIKK, via the coding sequence ATGCAGAAAACGTTAGAAGCTTTTTTAAAAGATGTCCTTCCCGCAGTCTCCTGGAAATCGGCGAAAGCGGTTCTCGAACTCACCGAGGAAGGGGGAACCGTCCCATTTATCGCGCGTTATCGCAAAGAAAAGACGGGAAACCTGGACGAGGTGGAAATTCGCGCCGTCATCGATTTTAACAATGAGTATAAAGAAATCATGGCTCGCAAAGAGTTCGTGCTCAAAGAGATCGAAGAGCAAAAAAACCTCACCGACGAACTCAAAGCCCGCATTCAAAATTCATGGACGCTCGCGGAAATCGAAGAGCTCTATCGTCCTTACAAAAAGAAAAAGAAAACCAAAGCCACCCTGGCTCGCGAAGCGGGGATCGAGCCTTTGGCCGATTGGATCTGGGACCTGGGGCATGGCGCCGACAACTGCGGGGTCACTCTCGAGGTGAAAGCCAAAGATTACATCAATGTCGCCGCCACATTTGCGACCTACGAGGAAGTTCTTCGTGGGGCGATGAACATCATCGTCGAGAGAATCTCTAACAATCCAGACTTACGAATTATGGTGCGCGATGAGTTTCATAACAACGGGAAAATCATCTCCAAGCCCGGTAAAAAAATTAAAGCTCATTCTAAATTCGAAATGTATTTCGACTACAATGAGCCGGTGAAATCCATTCGCCAAAAGAAAAATTCCCACCGCTATTTGGCTCTCCGCCGCGGTTGGAATGAGGAAGAGTTGGCAATCACTCTGGTGGCTGATGAGGACATGCTCCTTAAAAAGTTCCAGGACTTTGCGCTCTCCAATAAAACTTCGATCGCCAAAAACTTTTTAGAGATGTCGGCGAAAACGGCATTATCGGTTCATGTGGTTCCTTCCATCACCAATGAGCTTCATCGCGAGCTCAAAGACGAAGCCGATATTCATGCCATTGAAGTCTTCGCCAATAATGTGAAGAAGGTCCTTTTGGGAAGCCCCTATGGGTCCCGATGCGTCCTCGGCGTGGATCCGGGTGTAAGAACCGGTTGCAAGTTGGCTTTAGTGGATAAAAAAGGAAACTTTATCTCCAATACCGTTCTCCACATTCAAGGTGATGCGGCGATCGACAAGGCCAAAAAGCTTTTTGAAGAAGTCCTTAAGCAAATTCAAATTGAAGCTATCGCCGTCGGTAACGGAACGGGCGGGCGCGAGGCCGAAGTCTTTTTAAGAAAAGTGTTAAAAGAGCTCGGTAAAGAAATTCCTGTGATCCTTTTAAGCGAAGCCGGTGCGAGCGTTTACTCGGCCTCCGATGTGGCCCGAGAAGAATTCCCGGAGCTCGACATCACTGTTCGTGGAGCGATCTCTATCGCGCGACGTTTACAAGATCCTTTGGCGGAGCTCGTAAAGATCGAGCCGAAAAGTATCGGCGTTGGTCAATACCAACACGATGTGAGTCAAAACACGCTCAAGAAAAAACTCGACGATGTGGTTGAAAGTTGCGTGAACAACGTTGGTGTAGACGTGAACACGGCCTCCGAAAAATTACTTCAGTACGTGGCTGGAATCGGTCCAGCGGTGGCGAAAAACATTATCGCCTTCCGTCGCGACAAAGGCTTATTTAAACGCCGCGAGGATCTGACAAAAGTTCCGCACTTTTCGACGAAAATGTTTGAGCAAGCGGCCGGTTTCTTGCGAATTCGCGGCGGAGAAGTGGCTCTCGATTCCACGGGCGTTCACCCCGAGAGATATTCTGCGGTGAAAGATATGGCCGCAGAGCTTAAAGTGTCTTTGAGCGAAATCATGGGATCCGGAGCGGACAAGATTCTTTCGGTCAAAGAAAAATGGACGAAGCTCCTCGGTGAGTACACGTTCAATGATATTTATAACGAACTTAAAAAACCAGGACGCGATCCTCGGGCCGAATTCCAAGTCTTTCAATTTCGCGATGACATTTTTGAACTGAGCGACGTGAAAGAGGGCATGCTTTGTAACGGAATCGTCACCAACGTGACGAATTTTGGGGCCTTCGTCGATATCGGAGTTCACCAAGATGGTCTCGTGCATATTTCGGAACTATCTGAAACCTTCGTCGACGATCCTCAAAAAGTAGTGAGCCCCGGCGATCAAGTGAAGGTCAAAGTAAAGAGTGTGGATGCAGACAAGAAGCAAATCGCTCTCACGATGAAGTTGAGTGAGGCGCCTACGGCCAAATCTCCACGAGATCACGCGTCTCAGCAGCCTCGCAAAGACTCCGACCATCGTCCTCGCCAAGGCGGAGGAAACGATAAGCGCGCGTCTGGCGGTAAAGGTGGCGGTCGCGACAACAGAGACCATCGTGACAATCGTCCTCAGGGCGGTCGTGGTGGAGGAGATCACCGTCCTCAGCGAAAACCCGCGGAGCCGTTTAACAATCCATTTGCCGCTTTGATGGGAATTAAGAAGTAG
- a CDS encoding HAD-IIB family hydrolase: MKSVFEMDSKSVRVLFCDIDDTLTTEGKLPAESYGKIWELSNAGVWVVPITGRPAGWCDMIARFWPVAGVIGENGAFYFTYQNKKMKRVWAYDEPKRLGFQQKLGMIRDEVLASVPGAAVSADQFSRLFDLAIDFCEDVAPLSAQNIQKIVDVFKKHGAQAKVSSIHVNGWFGDHDKLSMCRTYCKNELNIDIDRDQDTLAFVGDSPNDEPMFGFFKNSVGVANIKNFLKDLKTPPQYVCEKESGEGFVQLATHILSKKI; encoded by the coding sequence CTTTGACCACTGAGGGGAAGTTGCCTGCGGAATCTTATGGCAAGATTTGGGAGCTTTCGAATGCGGGGGTTTGGGTGGTGCCGATCACCGGGCGCCCGGCGGGTTGGTGTGACATGATTGCGCGATTTTGGCCGGTGGCGGGAGTGATTGGCGAGAATGGCGCGTTCTACTTTACGTATCAGAATAAAAAAATGAAGCGTGTTTGGGCTTACGATGAACCGAAACGTTTAGGATTTCAGCAAAAGCTTGGAATGATACGAGATGAAGTTTTAGCGTCCGTTCCTGGTGCTGCCGTTTCGGCCGATCAGTTTTCCCGCCTGTTTGATCTTGCCATCGACTTTTGCGAAGACGTGGCGCCTCTCTCCGCCCAAAACATTCAAAAGATTGTCGACGTTTTTAAAAAGCATGGAGCGCAGGCCAAAGTGAGTTCCATTCATGTGAATGGGTGGTTTGGAGATCACGATAAGCTTTCCATGTGTCGCACTTACTGTAAAAACGAACTCAATATCGACATTGATCGCGATCAGGACACCTTGGCCTTTGTGGGGGACTCCCCTAACGACGAACCCATGTTCGGCTTTTTTAAAAACTCCGTGGGCGTGGCGAATATTAAGAATTTCCTGAAAGATTTAAAAACACCGCCACAATATGTTTGCGAAAAAGAAAGTGGCGAGGGATTTGTCCAACTCGCCACACATATTCTTTCGAAAAAGATTTAA